Part of the Vigna unguiculata cultivar IT97K-499-35 chromosome 3, ASM411807v1, whole genome shotgun sequence genome, ACGCTccatttacaaatttaaactaatatttacgAGAATTTCCGGAATCTTTATTCTACtttacaattatattaattaatattttttagtgaaTATGCAGATAACTAAAAGAATTACACACGTAACTAAACTAATGCATAACTAGAATTAATAATCTTCAGAAGAATTAATTgatataacattatttaatatttgaaatttaatgtgCATAAGTAGAAGCAGATGTATATAGATATGAATGTACAAATAAACATTGATCAGCGGAATACTGACAAAGTCGTCAACTCAAACTCATTTCATGGTTAGAGAGACAATCTTAgccttagaaaaaataaataaaaaagtactgAGTTCCTCCAGTTCCTGTTGGTTCACACGAAATTCTAACCAGGTACCCAAAGTTCTGAAACTCATCCTAGTTCAAATCAGTCTCCTAGATTGCATTGCTTTGAGAATCTTTCTTGCTTACAAATGTTCAAACTAATCTCCGTATCAGGTTTATGacagtttttttgttttcatttttcctGTTCTCACAGATCTAGTTTCAGTTGGTGCCATAAATTAAACTATCTTTGCAGGGATTAAGTGAGTCTTTGTTACagacatttttttcttacaattgtATTTTTCTCGTCATCCTATCTACAAGATCTGTCTGATGTTTCGAGATGTCTTGAACAGGATTGTCTCGAACATAAACAAGGTTATCTTGAAAACTTTGAAAAAGATTGTCTCGAAGAAGAAACAAGATTGTCTTGTTAGAACTAGAAAAGAAACCATTGATTCCATTTCCTCAGCTGCAGCTGTGTTGGGGTCACTCCTAGGTAGGTGTTAGTTTCCGTGAATCAccattttctcaaattttctaTAATCTCCATTTCCGAAGACGAACAATACAGAGATAGAACAGAACTCTGAGGTCAAAATCTGGTTAGGGTTTTGCCTCGTTTGTGACAATGGATTACGCTCGAGATGGGAACGTGGTTCAAATAATCACGGGCGGTGGCGGAGGAGGAGAGAGCTGGTCCGGCGATCAAGCTGATTGGGCAACGGAGGATGAGTACCGGTATtggaacaacaacaacaacggAGACGCGGAATCGACGCCGTCGAACTCGAATTACGAATCGCGGTCGGAGCCGCCTAGCAAAAAGTCCCGGAATTCGCAGGATGGGAGCTCAAACCGGTCAAAGGCTATAGGGAAAATGTTCTTCAAGACGAAACTGTGCTGCAAGTTCAGGGCAGGAACCTGCCCTTACATCACCAACTGCAATTTTGCCCACAGCATTGAGGAGCTCCGCCGCCCGCCACCAAATTGGCAGGAGATTGTGGCGGCACACGAGGAGGAGAAGGCAGTGATGGCAGAGCCAAGGGAGGAGTTTCAGATTCCCACTGTGGGGTCTTCCACATTTGCAGGGGATACGATGCAGAGGTCCTACAAGGGAAGGCATTGTAAGAAGTTTTACACTGAGGAAGGGTGTCCCTATGGGGATAGTTGCACCTTCCTTCATGATGAACAATCAAAGAACCGAGAGAGTGTTGCTATAAGTTTAGGCCCGGGGGGTTAtgctggtggtggtggcggAAGCGGTGCCGGTGGTAGTGGTGCTGGCGGTGGAAGTGgaaatggtggtggtggtggtagtggtggtgctAATGCTGCTGGGAATGGAGCTAATTCGAAGCCCTCTAATTGGAAAACCAGGATTTGCAATAAATGGGAGATGACAGGGTATTGCCCCTTTGGCAACAAATGCCATTTTGCTCACGGTGCCACAGGTACGACCCTGTTTCCTTTCGCTGTTTTTACgatcttcttttcctttttctgcGATAATTGAGAGATCGTTGTGTGCTGTATAAACTGCTTCTAGAATTGGAAATATTTTGGATTGTTGCTGTCGTTTCTCATTATGAGTGTGTTCATGTTATTTGGATATAGGATCTGTGCTGATGGCACTTGATGTTAGATTGCTTTTGTGTTTATGTATTATTCGATCTTGGATTTTATTTATTCGTGTTATGTGGTTTTTGTAGCTATAGTTCATGCTGTTCTTATTTTGAGTATGGCATAAATACTTGTGTCAATTATTGATAATTTGAGATCCAAGTGTTGTATCAAGCATATCATTAAAGTGTGTGTGGCAGCTGGAGTCATCCTTGCAATATTTTGTTCCAGCATGATTGCATGTCAGAAAATCACGCTTGTGCACAGGGAAATGCATGGTTCCTTTTACTTCTGCACAATGAAAGGCATAACAAACAACTCAAACTCTACAGCAAGAGAGAACTTTTGAGTTTTGAAGTGTGAAAATTTGGCCCTCTTTTTCGCCCTCTTTTTCCGAAGTATCTTTCATTAACTATGTGTTCCCATATTTGAGATTATTGATACTTTTTCTGTCCTTGTGTGCTTCAATATCTAAGGTTTccttttactaaaataaatgagAGATCAGAAAGGTATAGGTTCTTAGCTAGCAAGTTCAAAATGAAGAAAGGGTGCTGCTTTACATCTTTGTAACTCTCAGAGATACAGTGTTGTAGATggagttgaagaaaaaaaaaaaatctaagatGCAACTTTTTGCAATGAATAATTTATGGGCAACCTAGATTCCACCTGAATCAGCATATTTAGGGACCATACATATTCTATTGAAATACATTCTTAGCTTCCATGTCAATCAATTTTGTTTGTGTTGCTTTCTgattttatacaatttaatGACATGACATAAAAAATTGGAAGCACTTGTGAAGGTTATAATTAGAGGAATTCAATTGTGCTTTCTGAAATTTAAAGGCTTTGGTAATGTTTTCGAGAAACTCTCACTCCCTCTTTCTCTGGTTTGCCGAAATCCATTCAACTGTTGGACGGGACAATTGTACCAAAGTCCTAATATATTTAGGTATCATAGAATATGTCTTCCAATTCACGTAGTAATTTAGTATATACCACCTCTGGTTCTATGTATACAAAAATATACCTAACTCATCAGAAACGGTAAACATAGTTAagttagttaattttaattaataacgtCAGAAATTTAAGATGTATTCTAGAAACATGTATAGAATTAAATGACTCAAGTGTTTGGTTATATTCAATGATTTTACTCAGAATTCAAGAAATAAGTTTTCTGAACCAATGGgagttattatttttgttgataacTCAATAAATGCATCCACACTTATGGGAAATGAGTGCATATCTCATTAATAGACTCTCCAATACACTaagagtataaaaaaaaaattaataataaaacatttggAAATGGTTCTGTGTTTCTCATAAAAAGGACAAAAAAATTGTCCTCATCTCTTGGCACATACAAGTGTGTTGTTGGCTTGAATTGATTATCTATCAGATATGTATTTAGTAGTAACTAGTAATCGATTTTCACACTCATCTTACTCTGATATTGTGATGACAGAGTTGCACAGATATGGAGGGGGGCTTATGGAAGGAGAAAGCAGAGATGCTGCTTCTGTGGTTGGCAGTGACACGAACAAAGGAGCAGCAACAAAAGCTTCTGCTGACAACGTTGTTGCTGCTGTTACTCCTGTCGCCCATTCTGATGTGTACCATATTGGAGTCCCTTCACAAAGGCCTTCCATTGTGATTCAGAGGCCAGGGCAGAGAACTCATCAGAAGTGGAAAGGTCCAGATAAAATCAGTAGGATATACGGTGATTGGATTGATGACATTGAATA contains:
- the LOC114178851 gene encoding zinc finger CCCH domain-containing protein 12 produces the protein MDYARDGNVVQIITGGGGGGESWSGDQADWATEDEYRYWNNNNNGDAESTPSNSNYESRSEPPSKKSRNSQDGSSNRSKAIGKMFFKTKLCCKFRAGTCPYITNCNFAHSIEELRRPPPNWQEIVAAHEEEKAVMAEPREEFQIPTVGSSTFAGDTMQRSYKGRHCKKFYTEEGCPYGDSCTFLHDEQSKNRESVAISLGPGGYAGGGGGSGAGGSGAGGGSGNGGGGGSGGANAAGNGANSKPSNWKTRICNKWEMTGYCPFGNKCHFAHGATELHRYGGGLMEGESRDAASVVGSDTNKGAATKASADNVVAAVTPVAHSDVYHIGVPSQRPSIVIQRPGQRTHQKWKGPDKISRIYGDWIDDIE